A genomic segment from bacterium encodes:
- the trpD gene encoding anthranilate phosphoribosyltransferase, giving the protein MTAIRDAIQALVSDGAAPPALLGRAFGEIMDGEASPAAAAGLLVGLRMKGETVDEIVAVAEALRARATKAAPADPRTIDTCGTGGSGLDTFNISTTSAFVVAGAGVSVAKHGNRAATSRSGSFDVLEALGIRIDLPIETCGRILADVGIAPFFARTAHPAFKHVAPVRAELGVRTLLNCLGPLLSPVGARYQVVGVYSRELVEPLAEALGRLGAERALVVHGSDGMDELTTTGPSHAALLANGKVGPMGVEPGALGLETARLEDLAGGTPEENAATTLAILDGATGPKRDIVLLNAAAALLVVERAPNLEDGINLAAASIDSGAARARLDALAEATRAAGEAASS; this is encoded by the coding sequence ATGACGGCGATCCGCGACGCGATCCAGGCGCTCGTCTCCGACGGCGCCGCCCCGCCGGCGCTCCTCGGACGGGCCTTCGGCGAGATCATGGACGGCGAGGCTTCCCCCGCCGCGGCGGCGGGTCTGCTGGTCGGTCTCCGCATGAAGGGCGAGACCGTGGACGAGATCGTCGCCGTCGCCGAGGCGCTGCGGGCCCGGGCGACGAAGGCGGCGCCGGCGGACCCGCGGACGATCGACACCTGTGGAACCGGGGGCTCGGGCCTCGACACCTTCAACATCTCGACGACCTCGGCCTTCGTGGTCGCGGGGGCCGGCGTGTCGGTCGCGAAGCACGGCAACCGGGCCGCGACCAGCCGGTCCGGCAGCTTCGACGTCCTCGAAGCGCTCGGCATCCGGATCGACCTGCCGATCGAGACCTGCGGCCGGATCCTCGCCGACGTCGGGATCGCCCCGTTCTTCGCGCGCACGGCCCATCCCGCGTTCAAGCACGTGGCGCCCGTCCGTGCCGAACTCGGCGTGCGAACGCTGCTCAACTGTCTCGGCCCCCTGCTGTCCCCGGTCGGCGCGCGGTATCAGGTCGTCGGCGTCTATTCGCGCGAGCTGGTCGAGCCGCTGGCGGAAGCGCTCGGTCGCCTCGGAGCGGAGCGCGCGTTGGTCGTGCACGGCTCGGACGGCATGGATGAGCTCACCACCACGGGGCCCAGCCACGCGGCGCTCCTCGCGAACGGCAAGGTCGGCCCGATGGGGGTCGAGCCCGGGGCGCTGGGTCTCGAAACGGCGCGCCTCGAGGACCTGGCGGGCGGAACGCCGGAAGAGAACGCGGCGACGACCCTGGCGATCCTGGACGGGGCCACCGGTCCCAAGCGCGACATCGTGCTGCTGAACGCGGCCGCAGCGCTGCTCGTCGTGGAACGAGCGCCGAACCTCGAGGACGGAATCAATCTCGCTGCGGCGAGCATCGATTCCGGCGCTGCGCGGGCGCGACTCGACGCCCTGGCGGAAGCCACCCGTGCGGCCGGGGAGGCGGCTTCGTCGTGA
- the trpA gene encoding tryptophan synthase subunit alpha, with the protein MSDANRIDVRFAKLREEGRTALVPFLTAGDPDLETSERLILEMADAGADVIEIGVPFSDPTAEGPTIQRSSSRALASGTSLRAILMMVDRLRSRIEQPLVLMGYANPVHAMGAEAFAKSCEDVGVDGIIFPDLTPEDGKPYLDPCRERNVHPILLAAPTTRPDRLEMLVRETRGFLYYVSLQGVTGARADLAKGIEEKVRAAQALGDTPVCVGFGISTPEQAKAIGAYADGVVIGSAIVDLIEQAEGRTAAVDAVGRYIAEIRAALD; encoded by the coding sequence TTGAGCGACGCGAACCGCATCGACGTCCGCTTCGCGAAGCTCCGGGAAGAGGGCCGCACGGCGCTCGTTCCCTTCCTGACCGCCGGCGATCCGGACCTCGAGACGAGCGAACGCCTGATCCTCGAGATGGCCGACGCGGGAGCGGACGTGATCGAGATCGGCGTGCCGTTTTCGGATCCGACCGCCGAGGGGCCGACGATCCAGCGCTCGAGTAGTCGAGCGCTCGCGAGCGGAACGAGCCTGCGCGCGATCCTGATGATGGTCGATCGACTGCGATCCCGGATCGAGCAGCCCCTCGTGCTGATGGGCTACGCCAATCCGGTCCACGCGATGGGCGCCGAGGCCTTCGCGAAGTCCTGCGAGGACGTCGGCGTCGACGGGATCATCTTCCCCGACCTGACGCCGGAGGATGGCAAGCCCTATCTCGACCCGTGTCGAGAGCGGAACGTCCACCCGATCCTGCTGGCGGCACCGACGACCCGTCCCGATCGGCTCGAAATGCTCGTTCGCGAGACCCGCGGCTTCCTCTACTACGTCTCGCTCCAGGGCGTGACCGGTGCGCGGGCGGACCTCGCGAAGGGGATCGAGGAGAAGGTGCGCGCCGCCCAGGCGCTCGGCGACACGCCGGTCTGCGTCGGCTTCGGAATCAGCACGCCCGAACAGGCGAAGGCGATCGGGGCGTACGCCGACGGCGTGGTGATCGGAAGCGCGATCGTCGACCTGATCGAGCAGGCGGAGGGCCGGACCGCCGCCGTCGA
- the trpB gene encoding tryptophan synthase subunit beta, with amino-acid sequence MFGPFGGRFVPEMLISALDELVEESEKILADPGYRKELDDLLRDYAGRPTPLTFAKRLTEQTGGAKIYLKREDLAHTGAHKINNVLGQALLAKYMGKTRVIAETGAGQHGVASATAAALLGLECEVYMGAEDVRRQALNVFRMELLGAKCIPVESGSRTLKDAINEAMRDWVTNVEDTYYLIGSVMGPHPYPRMVRDFQRVIGLEAREQMLCVEGRLPDVAIACVGGGSNAIGLFHPFVEDDEVALVGVEPGGEGLQGKHGATINAGVPGIFHGKRTLVLSDDDGQIMEAHSISAGLDYPGVGPEHAHLKQIGRASYAVINDDEALEAFQLLSRTEGIIPALESSHAVAHAIKVAKTMNPDQIVLINLSGRGDKDVDEVRRILAERAGESA; translated from the coding sequence ATGTTCGGGCCCTTTGGTGGCCGCTTCGTTCCCGAGATGTTGATCAGCGCCCTCGACGAGCTCGTCGAGGAGTCGGAGAAGATCCTCGCGGACCCGGGGTATCGAAAGGAGCTCGACGACCTGCTGCGCGACTACGCCGGCCGGCCCACGCCGCTGACCTTCGCGAAGCGGCTGACCGAACAGACCGGCGGCGCGAAGATCTACCTGAAGCGCGAGGACCTCGCGCACACCGGCGCGCACAAGATCAACAACGTACTCGGCCAGGCGCTCCTCGCGAAGTACATGGGCAAGACCCGCGTGATCGCCGAAACCGGCGCCGGCCAGCACGGCGTCGCGTCCGCGACGGCGGCCGCGCTCCTCGGCCTCGAGTGCGAGGTCTACATGGGCGCCGAGGACGTCCGGCGCCAGGCGCTGAACGTCTTCCGGATGGAGCTCCTCGGCGCGAAGTGCATTCCCGTCGAGAGCGGATCCCGAACCCTCAAGGACGCGATCAACGAGGCGATGCGCGACTGGGTCACGAACGTCGAGGACACCTACTACCTGATCGGTTCGGTGATGGGGCCGCACCCGTACCCCCGGATGGTCCGTGACTTCCAGCGGGTGATTGGTCTCGAAGCGCGCGAGCAGATGCTCTGCGTCGAAGGCCGTCTGCCCGACGTGGCGATCGCCTGCGTCGGTGGCGGCTCGAACGCGATCGGGCTCTTCCACCCCTTCGTGGAGGACGACGAAGTCGCTTTGGTCGGCGTCGAGCCCGGTGGCGAGGGGCTCCAGGGCAAGCACGGCGCCACGATCAATGCCGGCGTCCCGGGGATCTTCCACGGCAAGCGCACCCTCGTCCTCTCCGACGACGACGGCCAGATCATGGAGGCGCACTCGATCTCCGCCGGCCTCGACTATCCCGGCGTGGGCCCCGAGCACGCCCACCTCAAGCAGATCGGTCGGGCGTCCTACGCGGTCATCAACGACGACGAGGCACTCGAGGCGTTCCAGCTCCTCTCGCGCACGGAGGGGATCATCCCCGCCCTCGAGAGTTCCCACGCCGTGGCCCACGCGATCAAGGTCGCGAAGACGATGAACCCGGATCAGATCGTGCTGATCAACCTCTCCGGGCGGGGCGACAAGGACGTCGACGAGGTCCGACGGATCCTGGCCGAGCGTGCGGGAGAGTCCGCTTGA
- a CDS encoding phosphoribosylanthranilate isomerase, whose amino-acid sequence MTGSVRIKICGVQDVEDALAAVEAGADLIGINFVDGSPRQVDVHRALEICEALEAHDVERVALFRNARWDVIDPILQRVPFERVQFHGDESEEEVEAVDLPTIKAIRGADHDAAETYPSSILLLDHPHQGGGQGQTWDWSEAEDLIAHGYDVIVAGGLTPDNVAEALADVGDIPPWGVDVATGVEDENRRKDPAKMRAFVEAVREREEAVEAAKESGE is encoded by the coding sequence GTGACGGGAAGCGTTCGGATCAAGATCTGTGGCGTGCAGGACGTCGAAGATGCGCTGGCTGCCGTGGAGGCAGGGGCGGATCTCATCGGGATCAACTTCGTCGACGGCTCGCCGCGACAGGTCGACGTCCACCGGGCCCTGGAGATCTGCGAGGCGCTCGAGGCGCACGACGTCGAGCGCGTGGCCCTGTTCCGGAACGCGCGCTGGGACGTGATCGACCCGATCCTCCAACGCGTGCCCTTCGAGCGCGTCCAGTTCCATGGTGACGAGAGCGAGGAGGAGGTCGAGGCCGTCGATCTTCCCACGATCAAGGCAATTCGCGGCGCCGATCACGACGCGGCGGAGACCTATCCGAGTTCGATCCTCCTGCTCGATCATCCCCATCAGGGGGGCGGACAGGGGCAGACCTGGGACTGGAGCGAGGCCGAGGACCTGATCGCCCATGGCTACGACGTGATCGTTGCCGGCGGGCTCACGCCGGATAATGTTGCAGAGGCCCTCGCGGACGTCGGAGACATCCCGCCGTGGGGGGTCGATGTCGCCACGGGCGTCGAGGACGAGAACCGACGCAAGGACCCGGCCAAGATGCGCGCCTTCGTCGAGGCCGTGCGCGAGCGAGAAGAGGCGGTGGAAGCCGCGAAGGAATCGGGCGAGTAG
- the trpC gene encoding indole-3-glycerol phosphate synthase TrpC, whose amino-acid sequence MTILDDILTHKATEVEAAKRARPPEALARAAESCERKPAGFREALRSTPGASVIAEVKRRSPSKGLIREDFDPVWIAKCYAEAGAACISVLTDEKFFGGSLEVLEAVRAVVERPLLRKDFMIDPYQVDEARVAGADAILLIVSALDDGTMETLDARARALGLDVLVEVHDEDELERARALGADLIGVNNRNLKTFETDLATTERLAARLDDRDVVLVAESGIGSAADVARLERAGAAGFLVGESLMRQPHPGQALEALRRGEVSAGGASS is encoded by the coding sequence GTGACGATCCTCGACGACATCCTGACCCACAAGGCGACCGAGGTGGAGGCGGCCAAGCGGGCGCGGCCGCCGGAAGCGCTGGCGCGCGCCGCGGAGAGCTGTGAGCGGAAGCCTGCGGGTTTCCGGGAGGCGCTCCGTTCGACGCCGGGGGCGTCGGTGATCGCCGAGGTGAAACGACGGTCGCCGAGCAAGGGGCTGATCCGGGAGGACTTCGATCCCGTCTGGATCGCGAAGTGTTATGCGGAGGCCGGCGCGGCTTGCATCTCCGTCCTGACCGACGAGAAGTTCTTCGGCGGCAGCCTCGAGGTGCTCGAGGCCGTCCGCGCAGTCGTCGAGCGGCCGCTGCTGCGCAAGGACTTCATGATCGATCCGTACCAGGTCGACGAGGCCCGGGTCGCCGGCGCCGATGCGATCCTGTTGATCGTCTCCGCCCTCGACGACGGGACGATGGAGACGCTCGACGCGCGGGCGCGGGCGCTCGGGCTCGACGTCCTGGTCGAGGTTCACGACGAGGACGAACTCGAACGGGCGCGTGCGCTCGGAGCGGATCTGATCGGGGTCAACAACCGCAACCTCAAGACCTTCGAGACGGATCTCGCGACGACGGAGCGGCTGGCGGCCCGCCTCGACGATCGCGACGTCGTGCTCGTGGCCGAGAGCGGGATCGGCTCGGCAGCGGACGTCGCGCGACTCGAACGCGCCGGGGCCGCGGGATTCCTCGTGGGTGAATCGTTGATGAGACAGCCCCATCCGGGGCAGGCGCTCGAAGCCTTGCGACGCGGCGAGGTGAGCGCGGGAGGGGCATCGTCGTGA